gacgggtcagtcatggagaatGGATCGGgctcaggggtgttctcggagaatccgattatagaactggcccgacccctcggaaaaatgacgaccatattctaggcggagatatatgccttttcattggcagtagaagaatgtctgcgacaaaaatggaggggtcgcaccattcgaatctgttccgacagtcgggcggcattatcagcactaaatggcaacgatatatcaagccagttggtgtggagttgtcatcaggcgctgctgaaacttggccgactgaacgaaacattcctgatgtggatgccggggcactctaacatcgctggtaatgaggaggctaacAGATtgactcgccgagggtctggatccacaatggtgggtactgtcaagtctactctgaagggtgaaattgaaaggattcacgcaaccgagtggagaaatttggactcttgccggcaagcgaaaatccttgtgaaagagcctagggccactagagcggcatttttgttgtcccttaagaagtgggacatgaaaaccctagtacaACTTCCTTATAATGAAttgaccaattacaaaaaattgtagtaatatactattattaactttatttaaatagatatcggcatggaaggtatttcggagcccaggcaccatatagtggcagcctcctgattttttttcagatttttcggtttggtagtttctgagaatggcccccttaaagaagtgatcactttcaaccccccgcgctccctacccttccaacgaatgtcaaaactaagattggctttgaaaagtactaatcgagaccttttatttgataccccacatgactatatttgatgaaaaaaattttacaccccccgtttgcatgtatggggacccccccttaaattcgacgtaaaaggatgtaattcactgtatgcgtgagcgttcacagttcccacctttctaccaaatttggtgtcaatcgctataaccgtctccgagaaaaatgcgtgtgacggacagacagacagacagtaaaccgattttaataaggtcttgtgtttatacaaaaccttaaaaaaagacagttggttggcagtcacgggaaaggaaagatttttgtgcagaaagaaaacagttacatacggaaatcagtattatttctaatatctcggagttataataagagtaatttcttgaaattgtgtattgaacgttgttaaatacaagctcctaaatttgactgagaactcttataactatgaatgtcaatatcacccgaaagtggatattctcacataatatatggatatattatgtgctacgtactaagaaatacacaaaacctttcgtacctgaagcgtccagcttccggtttcccgatttgtttatctATGCTAATACGATCGTGGAGTCGGACCAGCAGTATGTCTCGTACTCGTCCAATCGCATTATTGATGTTACGAGATGAATGGGTTTTGCTAGCAAGAAGACACCATTCAACTCTAGTTTTGGCAAAGTCATTTTAGCTTTTAGTGGTTCCACTCTGGTCTTGGCGTAGAGTAGTGTCGGGGTGGTAGAACCACTTGTATCGATGAATTTGCCGTATACTACTGCGGCATACGCCAATTCAGAGGCATCGCAGAATCTATGTAGTTCGCAACGATTCCCGTTGGCATAATGGGTTCGTCGAGGAATTCGAATATTTTTCAAGAGGGGCAATTCTGCTGCGAAATGTTTTTCAGAGGGGATTTCGTTCCATCTAATCTTGACTGCCAAATTTTTTGCATCAGAAGTTTCACTTAAATCGTCATGGGCGCCAGCCATTGCAGGGGCAAATCCCGGCAATGTCGAAAAATTGCATCTTTTCGTTAGCTTTCTTAGTGGgttatatttcattattttcagtCGAAAGTCGTGCTTCATCGGGTTCCATAACAGGCCAAGAGCGGCTATCCTAGACTCTTGTATAAACTCGTGCATTCCCACTTCATTAGAACCTTTTGGTTCCTTTCAAATGAATTTAACAGTTTACGTTAGAAGAGAAGATTTATTTGGTGGATATATTGCACAAAGGCTGACATTTTTGACTGATAAGGAATGAAATTTCGTTCAAGGTTTATTCGTGTTTTTTACCTCTCTGTATTGtcagaaattttatattttcgaaATACTTTGTCTTTCAATTTCTTTATCAAAAGTAAAGGAACTCCGCATTGCATTGGTACTCACTATGATTATGATACAATCCTTGATCATCTTGTTTAAAATGCCGACGACTTACGCTTTTTGTTTACAATCGACCCACGCTATATGAATGACAATATATCAGAATGCGAGTCACAGTTTGTGGCCGGTGAATGAATCGTAAATGAAGCTACTCAATTCATAATTTTCTCATTATTAGAAAATGAAACATTTTTAAGCGGATTATGACGTTGACTGGAAATTGGTTCCTTGTGGTCCATCTTTATCACATCTTTTTTGGACTACTCGCCAATTGGCTGCCTTCCATTTCGAAATCTGGAATCTCATTAAAACAAGATATCGACGAATTAGGCAAACACTCTAACGAATTCAGGGTGAATCGATATAGGATAATCAAACGTGGGTAAAATAACCGGATCTCTTAAAGATTAGCCACTCCAGAAAGGCTTTGTATACGAGAAAAGCAAAAAGTCGTCATTTGTATTCCTTAAAATATAATTCGCTTCGACATTTCGATTAAAGAGAAAACAAATGTGCATATTCCGCTTAACAGAAATAAATAACTTAACAAGAGAAGTTCCAAAGCATGAAACTATTGttcaataattcattttttcTTCTGTCCACTTTCTTTTGCGGGGACGTCTTTATCTGAATCAGAGTCATCCGCTCCTTTCTTGTCACCTTCTTTGGCCTTTTCTTTGAGTTccaattcaattttgatttcttctttctcccAGTCGGCCATTGATTTTTCCTTGATACCTCGAGATGTTCCACCTCTTCCGACACCTGGAATCAAATGGAAAATGGTTTATTATTCTATTTTGCGTCGTAAACAATGAGATATGCATTCTTTTTCTGTTTTCGCTTTTAGCTTAGTTTGACAAAGGTAACATGTCAGGGTAGTGAAAAATGGTATTGAATATTCTGCCTAGAATTAACACGATTTTTTCTTATGACTAAGTGAAAAAACGCGATTCATTTTATTGGTGGAttattatcgtgattggatgttgcCAACTGAACTCTAAATGGGTAATAATCCAAGgagagcgtaatgctgactaaatgaccctctagtgtttcgtACAGAACTTCAATGAATGCACTAGCACGTTTAAAGATTTCGAtccaaattggattgttgttaAAAGAATTACGATTGATAAATGTAGCTTTGATTATTAAGGGAACGGGTAAACGGGTGCTAATTGTGTACTTACCAGATTTGAACAGTTCAATGCctttcttcatttcttccatAATTTCCTTTGAAGTGTACATAATTTCATTCTGAATGGCGTTATTAAAACTTTGTGAATCATACACTGCTGCATAAATTGTTCTCCGATCATGATTGAGAGCAGCTTGGGGGAATTTCGTGATAGAATGGGCTAGTTGGACGGCTTGTCCAAGTGATGTTCCAGTTGCGACAATTCGATTTACTAATCCCATTTCAAACGCTTCTTTGGCTTTTACTTGACGTCCAGTAAGAATGAGATCAAGGGCACGCGATAGTCCGATCATTGCGGGGAGGCGAGCAGTTCCTCCATCAATAACTGGAACGCCAAACCGTCTGTTGAAAAATCCTAAGATGGCACTCTCCTCCATAACGCGAAGATCACACATAAGAGCCAATTCTAGACCATTCGCGACACAGTAGCCATTAATTCCACACACTACGGGCTTTTTTAAATGATCTCTTGTCGGACCCTGTTGGTGAAAATGTAACAGTGGAAATATATCAATTTTATTATAGTTAGAAGCTGGAAGAAAGAATTGGAGTAGAATTGTTCATACATATATGATTTGGAATTTCGTCCACGCCTTAGTTTTACCACTAAGCATTTCCAGATCAAAGGTGGCGGGAGAACACAAATACGAATACCTGCCATCGGAATCGGGGGTCTATCGGAACATAAAAACGATATTTCTGGACAAGGCGCAGTTTATTGACAAATATATTCTTCAAtcattcattcttcttctgttgATAATGTAGTTCAAATTACTGCGGGAGTTGAAATATATGAGATATAGTGTTTCAATCGCACCTATGTTATGTgccgtaattaccgatttgtttTAGATGCATTaaggacttcccgagaagcttgcattctTCCCCCATTGCTTTGCGATACATATTTATGGGGCTACTCATTCCACATCTATTCTGGGgtagtgaattttattttatgatataGCCCGCAATGAAGTTATAACCCTTCCCAAAAGTACGGCCTATCCATGACCCTCTCCCCTTTCTGATCAGTACATCCATGGGTATCTGACCTGTACACCGATGAGACTCTTGGCCGGAGCTTGTGAACGGCCGATGCAAGCTTGAAGCTTTCGAATAACAGTGGCGGAAATTTTTAATGTATAAAGCCAGCTATGCCCGTGCATGAAAACTCCATACATGCACCAGCAAGCCAGACCACACCATTAGTTGCATCCTGACTGTGAAAAGTCCGACCATGCTTGtctccttttccaaattcaaactCAAAATATAGAGAGAGCAAGGAtatggtatttgaggaaagatgctaTGGCCCATTGCAGCAATTTACATTCTCTGGCAGAAGAATCATGGAAACGTCactgataataaaaaaaaataatatcgacgGTAAGATGTAACCCTGGTAGACTCTGCTTTGGACTCTGGAgtttttacctcgatgcagctcGTGGCGAtcaatatgaggttgcaccgatcatagtAAAATTGCGAGATGGtttggacatgtaattcgcgttgATGAAAACTTACTTGGTCAGGGTCAGAACTATCAATTTAGTGGAGATACCGCATTATCTCAtgccgtgtatagttttgccCTGGCCGCAggcatatttcaacagtttttccatcgattgccacgaaaatcAAATCGTGttacttggagtgaagcctttttggtatggaccTAGGTATTTTTTGAAGACTATCTCGATCATactttcgatgtggaggtcaccaatgctatgtccgacataGGGCTTGTGTGATCGACACTTTTCTAGACCAAATTCCACCAATATCAaggctgaacatttctactatcCGCACCAGACTTTAAATATACGCGCacaatttgatgtcatctaagtacattaacTAGCAGCTTGGACTTACACATAGGTGGTATTAAATTGCAAAATCATGGCTTCGAGCATCATTCTGTGGCCATGAAAGGAGGTTCAATACCATAAAAAACAAAGACGATTCGTCGAATCCCCTTGGAAAATGCCTCTACATTTGCTTGTAGCGGCACATTGGAGACAAGAACCACAACTGCATTGCTGGCGGTGAGATCACCTCCATTGCTGGCTACCGCAAACTTCTCTTCCATtcgcacttacggctacaggtaGATAGACATGAGTCTCGTTTTGCGACGAaggttttcgtggcgattcgtttTGGCGGACATTAGTATcttcattttaggcgcagattttctgtgtcactatgggctctTGGAGGACCTACAGAACAAAGCCTTAATATATAGACCCCGTAACCTCTTtaaagtcgtcaggaaaaatttccacctgcgcaaatgacactctttccattgttttcgggGACActgccgaccatcgcattcgcgcactccttcgaaaatatcgcaacattactactgaaagtagtttctctcaGTTgcttaagcacgatgtgcagcatcatatcaacactaccggctcgatcttctcaaaggtgcgtcccctatcaCCTCAGAAACTAGCTATTGCAAAGAAAGCCCTTACAATAGCTTTTGGTCATCTCcattccatatggtccctaagctaaACGGCGAATGCAGAccttgcggagattacaggcgtctgaatgctcagaaaaTCCccctacgaaacttaaactccTGCTTTGTTTAcaaggatgatgttttggtcacctCTACTTCCGAATCTGATTatttggaccatctcgagtgcatttttcaacgtctctgtGAGGTCGGCCTCGTTCTAAACGTGGACAAAGGTAAATTCGTACAGAAGCAGGTGACGGAGTTCAACCAGAcccatgaaagtcctgggggtttaacgtgagtacctgccgtgtaggcataatcccacggacTTCTTTGGAaagggattgattttgggaccacaatcagagccccgcgaTGACTAACACAGCGGTACTAGTTTATAGtgagtgcagactcagcattcataccagtggatgcgaggcctatctaacacctctgccgcaactaaggagtacggcacccaagttgtacagcgcaactccccGCTTGAGCTCTGCCcgccatgtaggcataaccacaaccaccatgaaacccccactagggggccaaccgcaaataaccgggccgagaacacatcttccaggaattctccgggagcatatgctctcagagggccatcccggttcccatggtaccagataacctctggtgaggcttcgtggcagagccacttcagatgagtcccttgcagactcgggtctgatcgccctcctcgagtacgtggggacggaactccccaacgggcttcaaccagacccagacaaTTTTCCTCTGCCAACCGCGGGAAGGTCCTGCAAAGgatcttgggcatgttaaacttctatcgtcggttcTTGCctccgctcatcaccaagcgaaatTCAAGGCTTACTcgtctgggcccaaaacggaAGACttccgcgaggttgcgtggtctactgaggccgtccaggcgtttgaaaccgtcaaacaacagcttgttgatgctacactactggcatttccttGGCCAAATGCACCTCTAATCACGTTTGTCGATGTTCAGACACAGCGGTAAGTGCCGCTCTGCAACAATGGGTGAACCAAACCTGGGAACCGTTAAGCTTCTTTTCGAAGCAACTCAACtcagctcaacgtaactacagtGCCTAGCTAATTCCTGGATTTcaagccgttcacagtgttcacggaccacaagccccttactttcgcgcttaagCAAAAGCCCGGCAAAGCGTCGAGCAATCGAATGTTACGAACCTGTAAAATGCTTCTTTCTAAATTTTGTAATAAATGTTTCCAAGGTAAGATTCTGCTTCGAACGCCAGTGTTAAGTTAACATCTTTCCTAGCTCATATGCAGACTTGCGTAATACTCACCACTGTTCCCTCGGCTTTCATCAACAGATTGGCCTCCACATTATCAGAGCTTAGTTCGTTGATATCATATCCAGAACAAAACGACCCCCCGACACCGTATAAAACTCCAACGGAGGAGGTGTCATCATTCTCGAAGTCATGAAAGGCTTTGGAGAGTTGTTCCGCGGTCAAGTCGTTCACGGCATTCCTGTGTTCGGGTCGGTTGATTCCAATCAGGGTGATGGGTCCATCTTTCTCAACAAGGACGAATTTCTCCTCTTTCGGCGCTTCAGCTTTTTCCTCTTCAACCGGCGCGACCTTTGCTTCTGAATAAGAGAGCGAGAAAGATTTTCATAAACACATTGTAAAGAGCAATTCAAGTCTTTTGGCACGTAACTGACCGTTTTTTTCAGCTGATAGGGCACGACCCAAGGAAAGCTGTCTCATAAGGAAGTGCTGTTGGTTGCCGAGATTTCGAACGATATTACTTAAACTTCGAATCATTGCGAGAATCGTGCTATAACATTAAAATGGTGCAATAGATGCCTTGGAGCCGGTGCCCGCACAGTGGTGACAGTTGAACAGATGTAAGCTGTCATATTATTGAAATTCCTGATAGGATTCTTGTGTCGTAGGTATATGGCCATGCTAGGTGATTCTTTACAAGAACCGATAAAAGATGTCGCTTAATTTAACCGAAAAATGGAATTCGATATAAGAAGCTTTTATAAGATTAACACTTTCAGGGCCTGGGTAAAACTCGTAAACTCGTCAGTTGACTAGAAAGTGAATTCGGTCAGATTAGATTCAGattaaaaaaaagagaaaagaaaaaaaacctagTTAAAAGATGAAATTTTCAGGATCTAGGAgttgcatttttttcattttagatttgatacttTAAAATCCAAATTGCAAAATGCTTTAACATGTTTGTACTTAAGGAGGAGAGATACCTTTTACCAGTCcaggaaacttttttttcatctaAATATCTTGGTATCTTCCTTATCTGAGGGTTCTTATAATCTACCACATTCTGATTTGTTTTGATCGATTAATCGTTATATATACCtcaccgtgggttgttggtggggtagtcagtggcctaaacttccaacatgctgacctgttgtatgccaatggaagtgatcgaccccgctcctgcatggtaatctcaaaagacttccagaagAAGTTTCGAGTGGAGCATTCATCAGAgatatccaatatgccaatatgggggtaatagcagggtatgatgtcaacgctcaccacatatgctggggaagttgcaacatcaatgcaagaggacggAGACTACTGGactatctagtaggaaccgatctgcagatccttaatttggtaatgaacccactttcttcaacttggtcaggcgagagataatcgacattacggtggcatcccctgacattgagGCTCTGGTCGGCGAGTGGAGAGtaacaaacgatatcacactctcggatcacagacgcattgatttcgtaatgggcatgaatCCATCTCCAcctactccatttcggaatccgcggaagacagattgggcgacgtataaaataaaattgaaagccCGGGTCACGATCCcggggaagcgcatcaaatccattgctgcaaTTGAGAAGAcagcccagatgatcacaactagcatgagagaagctttcgaagcaaGCTGTCCACTAAAgataccaaagaagggtaaaacaccatggtggaactcggatttggcaaaacagaggagaacgacaaggatgctccccagtcgtgctctgaagtgtgattcaggcgtTAGctagaatcgctataaagaggcacagaaggctctaaagaagagcgtaAGGTCGGCTAaacaatcatcatggagacgcttttgcgaagagactaacttcaaagctgaagcggattctggttaaagaacgtagccagaagctgggttatttacgtttacagaatgagaGGTACACAAATTCCGCATGCTATCAACATAGTATgctagtcccaagcccaggtaaaggaggaaaaTTTGGCAAAGTACTCCGTAGTATCAGGGGAAGAAATAAATAGAgtttagttggagttattcctctatgttaaatcctacctgatctctcttgatgataggtcccgcgacaggccgaccaagaaaatgcatacaatgtcgttacaaacaaggtgatcggattgagtcacaagcctcggagaaat
The DNA window shown above is from Hermetia illucens chromosome 5, iHerIll2.2.curated.20191125, whole genome shotgun sequence and carries:
- the LOC119657838 gene encoding short-chain-enoyl-CoA hydratase-like — its product is MIRSLSNIVRNLGNQQHFLMRQLSLGRALSAEKNEAKVAPVEEEKAEAPKEEKFVLVEKDGPITLIGINRPEHRNAVNDLTAEQLSKAFHDFENDDTSSVGVLYGVGGSFCSGYDINELSSDNVEANLLMKAEGTVGPTRDHLKKPVVCGINGYCVANGLELALMCDLRVMEESAILGFFNRRFGVPVIDGGTARLPAMIGLSRALDLILTGRQVKAKEAFEMGLVNRIVATGTSLGQAVQLAHSITKFPQAALNHDRRTIYAAVYDSQSFNNAIQNEIMYTSKEIMEEMKKGIELFKSGVGRGGTSRGIKEKSMADWEKEEIKIELELKEKAKEGDKKGADDSDSDKDVPAKESGQKKK